From Larus michahellis chromosome 5, bLarMic1.1, whole genome shotgun sequence, the proteins below share one genomic window:
- the NPY1R gene encoding neuropeptide Y receptor type 1 has protein sequence MTAAAAAAAVNVAQRVGNKMNTSVLAPLGNISGHLNFSEKNSQILQFEDEDCHVPLAMVFTLALAYGTVIILGVSGNLALIVIILKQKEMRNVTNILIVNLSFSDLLVTIMCLPFTFVYTLMDHWIFGEAMCKLNPFVQCASITVSVFSLVLIAIERHQLIINPRGWRPNNRHAYMGIAAIWILATASSLPFLIYHVLTDEPFRNITFDEYKDKYVCLDLFPLDTARLSYTTTLLVIQYFGPLCFIFICYLKIYIRLKKRNNMMDKMRDNKYRSSETKRINIMLISIVVAFAVCWLPLTIFNIVFDWNHEILPVATCSHNLLFLICHLTAMISTCVNPIFYGFLNKNFQRDLQFLFHFCHFRSREEDYETIAMSTMHTDVSKTSLKQASPVAFKKISSDDDDRI, from the exons ATGacagcggcagcggcggcggcggccgtgaACGTCGCCCAGCGAGTTGGAAACAAGATGAATACTTCAGTTCTCGCCCCCCTGGGAAATATTTCTGGTCACCTGAATTTTTCGGAGAAGAACTCACAGATCTTGCAGTTTGAGGATGAGGATTGCCACGTGCCTTTGGCCATGGTCTTCACTCTGGCCTTGGCTTACGGGACTGTGATAATTCTGGGAGTCTCTGGGAATCTGGCCTTGAttgtcattattttaaaacaaaaggagatGCGTAATGTTACCAACATCCTCATTGTCAACCTGTCCTTTTCTGATCTTCTTGTGACCATCATGTGTCTTCCCTTTACCTTTGTGTATACTTTAATGGACCACTGGATTTTTGGGGAGGCCATGTGCAAATTGAATCCTTTCGTGCAATGTGCCTCAATCACCGTCTCGGTCTTTTCTTTAGTCCTAATTGCTATCGAACGCCATCAGCTGATCATCAATCCCCGTGGCTGGAGACCCAACAACAGACATGCCTACATGGGGATCGCTGCCATATGGATTTTAGCCACAGCTTCATCTTTGCCTTTCCTGATCTATCATGTGTTAACGGATGAACCCTTCAGAAACATAACATTTGATGAATATAAGGACAAATATGTGTGTTTGGACCTGTTCCCCTTGGACACTGCCAGGCTTTCTTATACCACGACACTTTTGGTGATTCAGTACTTCGGACcgctttgttttatatttatttgctaCTTAAAG ATATACATAcgattaaaaaaaaggaacaacatgATGGACAAGATGAGAGACAATAAGTACAGATCCTCTGAAACCAAAAGGATCAACATCATGCTGATCTCAATAGTGGTCGCATTTGCAGTTTGCTGGCTGCCTCTCACCATCTTCAATATCGTGTTTGATTGGAATCATGAAATTCTGCCTGTTGCCACCTGCAGCCACAACCTGTTGTTCCTGATTTGCCACCTCACCGCCATGATCTCTACTTGCGTGAACCCCATCTTCTATGGGTTTCTCAATAAGAACTTCCAAAGGGACCtgcagtttttatttcatttttgtcatttccGCTCCCGTGAGGAGGATTATGAGACTATAGCCATGTCCACTATGCACACGGATGTTTCAAAAACCTCTTTAAAGCAGGCAAGCccagttgcatttaaaaaaataagtagcGATGATGATGACAGAATataa